One window from the genome of Chryseobacterium culicis encodes:
- a CDS encoding NAD(P)H-dependent flavin oxidoreductase produces MFWPDTISKKLGIQYPVIQAPMFGVSTVQMAVAAAKAGCIGSLALADLSADQSVELIREAKKLTDKPFAANIFVHHIPEITDALKEKYGKTKLFIEQLAKENAIEVHLPDLEEISVNGYHDQVDAIIQEDCKILSFTFGNLDDPSIQKLKENGVTLIGTCTSVREALLLENSGIDIICVQGIEAGGHRGSFEAENIPQIGGLSLLSQIYEQVKVPLIYAGGIYGAKTLQAVKDLGAQGFQVGNLLLASQESALQPFEKERLKKVREEEVVLTKSFSGRYARGVKNQFIETVENSEYILPYPYQNKLTNALRKAAKSLQNPEFVGIWVGQSIHPYSELSTEEILKKLIKECER; encoded by the coding sequence ATGTTTTGGCCGGATACAATCAGTAAAAAACTAGGGATACAATATCCTGTTATTCAGGCTCCGATGTTTGGAGTGAGCACCGTTCAGATGGCTGTTGCAGCTGCAAAAGCAGGCTGTATCGGATCACTGGCACTGGCTGACCTTTCTGCAGATCAGTCTGTTGAATTGATCAGAGAGGCGAAAAAATTGACAGATAAACCTTTTGCTGCCAATATATTTGTTCATCACATTCCGGAAATAACTGATGCCTTAAAAGAAAAGTATGGTAAAACCAAGCTTTTTATTGAGCAGCTGGCAAAGGAAAATGCGATTGAAGTACATCTCCCGGATCTTGAAGAAATCAGTGTAAACGGCTACCATGATCAGGTGGATGCCATCATTCAGGAAGACTGTAAAATTTTAAGTTTTACTTTTGGAAATCTGGATGATCCGAGTATTCAGAAATTAAAAGAAAACGGAGTTACCCTTATCGGAACCTGTACTTCTGTGAGAGAAGCCTTATTACTTGAAAATTCCGGTATTGATATCATCTGCGTTCAGGGAATAGAGGCTGGAGGGCACAGAGGAAGTTTTGAAGCAGAAAATATTCCGCAGATCGGAGGATTATCTTTGCTGTCACAGATCTATGAACAGGTAAAAGTTCCTTTGATTTATGCTGGAGGGATTTATGGAGCGAAGACATTGCAGGCTGTTAAAGATTTAGGAGCACAGGGTTTTCAGGTGGGCAACCTTTTACTGGCTTCTCAGGAAAGTGCTTTGCAGCCTTTTGAAAAAGAAAGATTGAAAAAGGTAAGAGAAGAAGAAGTTGTTCTGACGAAGAGTTTTTCCGGAAGATATGCCAGAGGCGTGAAAAATCAATTTATAGAAACAGTTGAAAATTCAGAATATATTTTACCTTATCCTTACCAGAACAAACTGACCAATGCCTTACGTAAAGCAGCAAAATCTTTGCAAAATCCGGAGTTTGTAGGAATTTGGGTAGGGCAGTCTATCCACCCATATAGCGAACTTTCTACAGAAGAAATTCTGAAAAAACTGATCAAAGAATGTGAAAGATAA
- a CDS encoding DNA alkylation repair protein gives MTAKEFIETLLLFKNEKELNKAEKFFKGNDGVTKSFGVKFGDVFTTAKEFSMMPLDEINKLLDSDFYEVRMGAVSIMDFQARSKKVSENHKKELFNLYLNRHNRLNNWDFVDRAACHVIGEYLIDKSRDILHKLAYSDSPWERRTAIVSTHAFIRKNDVEDTFAIAEILVHDPNELVNKAVGSWIREAGKKDKKKLHDFLSTYVKTMPAVTFSYATEKLDPESKLHYKELRKAK, from the coding sequence ATGACTGCAAAAGAATTCATAGAAACACTCTTGTTATTCAAGAATGAAAAAGAACTCAATAAAGCTGAGAAGTTTTTCAAAGGAAATGATGGAGTTACCAAGAGTTTCGGAGTGAAATTCGGGGATGTCTTTACTACGGCTAAAGAATTTTCGATGATGCCTCTGGATGAAATCAATAAGCTCCTTGATAGTGATTTTTATGAAGTAAGAATGGGGGCAGTAAGCATCATGGATTTCCAGGCAAGAAGTAAAAAAGTATCTGAAAATCATAAGAAAGAGCTTTTTAATCTGTATCTCAACCGCCATAACCGTTTGAATAACTGGGATTTTGTAGACAGAGCAGCCTGCCATGTTATTGGAGAATATCTCATTGATAAATCCAGGGATATTCTGCACAAGCTTGCTTATTCCGATAGTCCATGGGAAAGAAGAACTGCCATTGTAAGCACGCATGCATTTATCAGAAAAAATGATGTAGAAGATACTTTTGCTATTGCAGAAATCCTTGTTCATGACCCGAATGAGCTGGTGAATAAAGCAGTGGGAAGCTGGATCCGAGAAGCAGGAAAAAAAGACAAAAAGAAATTACATGATTTTCTCAGTACCTACGTGAAAACAATGCCTGCTGTTACATTTTCTTATGCCACAGAAAAGCTTGATCCTGAATCAAAATTACACTATAAAGAACTCAGGAAAGCAAAATAA
- a CDS encoding aldo/keto reductase codes for MQKKTYTGQPVVTLNNGVDIPALGFGVWQMEDLKECENAVIKAIETGYRMIDTAAIYQNETAVGAAVKNSGVNRDELFITSKVWVQDHGYEKAKSAFQRTLDRLQMDYLDMYLIHWPYGDFLGTWKALEELYHEGKIKAIGVCNFTVEKLEELKANSTVLPVINQIELHPVFQQKELQVYDRENNIVTQPWSPLGNGNANLLSNPDLKAIAEKYGKTVAQVILRWHLQEGFAVIPKSVTPSRIEENFNVFDFVLTEDEMNVVRSLDTGKRLFFDPKDPEWEQKMLNSVADI; via the coding sequence ATGCAAAAGAAAACCTATACAGGACAACCTGTGGTAACCTTAAATAATGGAGTGGATATTCCGGCTTTAGGCTTTGGAGTATGGCAGATGGAAGATCTGAAAGAATGTGAAAATGCAGTAATCAAAGCTATTGAAACAGGATATAGAATGATAGATACTGCTGCTATTTATCAGAATGAAACAGCGGTAGGTGCTGCCGTTAAAAATAGCGGTGTAAACAGAGATGAATTGTTTATCACATCAAAAGTATGGGTTCAGGATCATGGATATGAAAAGGCAAAAAGTGCTTTTCAGAGAACATTAGACAGATTACAGATGGATTATCTTGATATGTATCTAATCCACTGGCCGTATGGAGATTTTCTGGGAACATGGAAAGCGTTGGAAGAGTTATATCATGAAGGGAAAATTAAAGCCATTGGGGTGTGTAATTTTACCGTCGAGAAACTTGAGGAATTAAAGGCTAATTCAACCGTTTTACCAGTGATCAATCAGATTGAACTGCATCCTGTATTCCAGCAGAAAGAATTACAGGTGTATGACAGAGAAAATAATATTGTAACTCAGCCCTGGAGCCCGCTAGGAAATGGTAATGCCAACCTTTTAAGCAATCCTGATCTGAAAGCGATTGCTGAAAAATATGGCAAAACTGTAGCTCAGGTCATTCTGAGATGGCACTTACAGGAAGGTTTTGCTGTAATTCCGAAATCTGTGACCCCTTCAAGAATCGAAGAAAACTTTAATGTATTTGATTTTGTGCTGACAGAGGATGAAATGAATGTTGTACGTTCTTTAGATACCGGAAAAAGATTGTTCTTTGATCCTAAAGATCCGGAATGGGAGCAAAAAATGCTAAATTCTGTAGCGGATATTTAA
- a CDS encoding GNAT family N-acetyltransferase — MSQHIRLANAEDYPRIMEIWESAVKATHDFLAEEDFNYFKEVIPRDYLPNLEVYLLTEDNEAEGFASVAEGNLEMLFIHNDTRGKGYGKTLYQFMKEKTGLTKVDVNEQNPQAIGFYEKMGFKKIGRSEKDGSGKEYPIIHMSL, encoded by the coding sequence ATGTCACAACACATCAGACTGGCGAATGCAGAGGATTATCCTCGAATTATGGAAATATGGGAATCGGCAGTAAAAGCAACTCATGATTTTCTTGCTGAAGAGGATTTCAATTATTTCAAAGAGGTTATTCCAAGAGATTATCTTCCTAACCTGGAAGTCTATTTACTTACTGAAGACAACGAAGCTGAAGGATTTGCCTCCGTAGCAGAGGGCAATCTGGAAATGCTTTTCATTCACAATGACACTCGTGGAAAAGGCTATGGAAAAACACTTTATCAGTTCATGAAAGAGAAAACGGGATTGACCAAAGTAGATGTGAATGAGCAAAATCCTCAGGCGATCGGGTTTTATGAAAAAATGGGCTTTAAAAAGATCGGAAGATCGGAAAAAGATGGTTCAGGAAAAGAGTATCCAATTATCCATATGAGCCTGTAA
- a CDS encoding GNAT family N-acetyltransferase, which produces MENFTFNKLNSDSEIPYHLLLLADETQEAINQYIFSSEIYLLHDGIENIAVMALYKKTHTELEIKNIAVIESYRNKGIGTILIDKAKEIAKENHYKTLTVGTSDTGFQQIRFYEKNGFIKSGILKDFFIENYPAPIYENGLQMIDMVLLSHHLAK; this is translated from the coding sequence ATGGAAAATTTCACCTTCAACAAGCTAAATTCGGATTCAGAAATCCCTTATCATTTACTGCTTCTGGCTGATGAAACACAAGAAGCTATCAATCAATATATTTTTAGTTCTGAGATCTATCTTTTACATGACGGTATTGAAAACATTGCTGTAATGGCGTTGTACAAGAAGACCCATACTGAACTGGAAATTAAAAACATTGCCGTCATTGAAAGCTACAGGAATAAAGGTATTGGAACGATCCTGATAGATAAGGCAAAAGAAATTGCGAAAGAAAATCATTATAAAACACTGACTGTTGGAACTTCGGATACCGGCTTCCAACAGATCAGATTTTATGAGAAAAACGGTTTCATTAAAAGTGGAATTCTGAAGGATTTCTTTATTGAAAATTATCCAGCACCCATCTATGAAAACGGTTTACAGATGATAGATATGGTTTTATTAAGCCATCACCTTGCGAAATAA
- a CDS encoding LysR family transcriptional regulator, protein MVNLEWYRTFKAIYKTGTLTGAADALFISQPGVSLHLSSLEAYVGYKLFDRTGRKMIPTERGKVLFNAVAEPITKLEDVEKNFQKSTEKHTPTISVGMCFETFQTTLEQYVSSLPFNLIISFGEYPEMLDQLDKGILDLIITPKKGSSPNIEHEAFSSEQIILVGGKDVDKAAFNKVLKTKNAKQIEEWLKNEKWYGTTGDMEHLFQYWILNFGHKPNFRPNYIVPNMNSIIRCLKGGTGLAVVPDFLCRNDIENGDIQLIWEGKKKFENTLYFGCRKKTNYQTEIEHIKGLFRKVMA, encoded by the coding sequence ATGGTTAATTTAGAATGGTATCGTACTTTTAAGGCGATCTATAAAACCGGGACATTGACAGGTGCTGCGGATGCTTTATTCATATCACAGCCGGGTGTAAGCCTTCATTTAAGCTCATTGGAAGCTTATGTAGGTTATAAGCTGTTCGACAGAACCGGTAGAAAAATGATTCCGACAGAACGAGGAAAAGTATTGTTTAATGCAGTAGCTGAACCAATCACCAAGCTGGAAGATGTAGAAAAGAATTTTCAGAAGTCTACTGAGAAACATACTCCGACAATCAGCGTGGGTATGTGTTTTGAGACTTTTCAGACCACCCTGGAACAATATGTTTCTTCCTTACCCTTTAATCTGATTATCAGTTTTGGAGAATATCCTGAAATGCTGGATCAACTGGATAAAGGAATTCTTGATCTTATTATTACCCCGAAAAAAGGGTCTTCACCTAATATTGAACATGAAGCGTTCTCTTCAGAACAAATTATTCTGGTAGGAGGGAAAGATGTGGATAAAGCAGCTTTCAATAAGGTTTTAAAAACAAAAAATGCCAAACAGATAGAGGAATGGCTGAAAAATGAAAAATGGTACGGAACCACGGGAGACATGGAACATCTTTTCCAGTACTGGATATTGAATTTTGGTCATAAACCCAATTTCCGTCCTAATTATATTGTTCCTAACATGAACTCAATCATCCGCTGCCTCAAAGGTGGAACAGGATTAGCTGTTGTTCCTGATTTTCTATGCAGAAATGATATTGAAAACGGTGATATCCAGTTGATTTGGGAAGGAAAGAAGAAATTTGAAAATACGCTTTACTTCGGTTGTCGCAAGAAAACCAATTATCAAACTGAAATAGAACATATTAAAGGATTATTTCGCAAGGTGATGGCTTAA
- a CDS encoding metallophosphoesterase family protein, whose translation MIQIAVFSDVHGNLPALEVVLNDIEKRGIRQKFCLGDLVDFAPWGNEVIEKIRSLNIPCLMGNHDERIAFDIPVVPLSKHSEEETNARFVAIDHSKKHISEPNKKFLAELPFHLKLNYKTGNKHWNIQLVHSSLESNDTYLYESENDEVFNAMLERADADLMVMGHTHLSFKKQFENDTWAVNCGSVGRSKEENRLASYLVLTLDEEKITPEIVQLSYPIDETVRQIKESGIPDYYASFLKNENVLIL comes from the coding sequence ATGATACAGATAGCCGTTTTTAGTGATGTGCATGGAAACCTTCCTGCACTGGAAGTTGTACTGAATGATATTGAGAAGAGGGGAATCCGGCAGAAATTCTGTTTGGGGGACCTGGTGGATTTTGCACCCTGGGGAAATGAAGTGATAGAAAAAATCAGAAGCCTGAACATTCCCTGTCTGATGGGAAATCATGATGAAAGGATTGCTTTTGATATTCCTGTAGTTCCTTTATCCAAGCATTCAGAAGAAGAAACCAATGCCAGATTTGTTGCGATAGATCACTCTAAAAAACACATTTCAGAACCGAATAAAAAATTTCTTGCTGAACTTCCTTTTCATTTAAAATTAAACTATAAAACAGGGAATAAGCACTGGAATATTCAATTGGTTCATTCCAGTCTTGAAAGCAATGATACTTACTTATACGAATCAGAAAATGATGAGGTTTTTAACGCAATGCTGGAAAGGGCAGATGCTGATCTGATGGTAATGGGACATACTCATTTATCTTTTAAAAAACAGTTTGAAAATGATACCTGGGCTGTCAATTGTGGTTCCGTAGGCCGTTCTAAAGAAGAAAACAGATTGGCTTCTTATTTAGTATTGACTTTAGACGAAGAAAAAATTACCCCAGAAATTGTCCAATTATCCTATCCGATTGATGAAACTGTCCGCCAGATAAAGGAAAGCGGGATTCCGGATTATTATGCTTCCTTTCTGAAGAATGAAAATGTATTAATATTATAA
- a CDS encoding NAD(P)H-dependent oxidoreductase, which yields MKKVLIINGGQNFGHSGGKYNQTITENTLAVLKELGNVEVKITNVSENYDKNEEVEKFVWADYIIYHTPIWWFQLPNGLKKYIDEVFTAGHAKGIYMSDGRNAENPEINYGTGGMLGGRKYMLTTSWNAPATAFTLPGEFFSEKSVDEGPLFGFHRMNAFVSLEKMESFHFHDVEKNANVERDMKRYRDHVKTVFEKELKPELVS from the coding sequence ATGAAAAAAGTACTAATCATCAACGGAGGACAGAATTTCGGACATTCCGGAGGAAAATATAATCAGACTATTACAGAAAATACATTAGCAGTTCTTAAAGAATTGGGTAACGTAGAAGTAAAGATCACCAATGTAAGCGAAAATTATGATAAAAATGAAGAAGTAGAAAAGTTTGTGTGGGCAGATTACATCATTTACCATACTCCTATCTGGTGGTTTCAGCTTCCCAACGGATTGAAAAAATACATTGACGAAGTTTTCACTGCAGGTCATGCAAAAGGAATTTATATGAGTGACGGAAGAAATGCTGAAAATCCGGAGATCAATTACGGTACAGGAGGAATGCTTGGTGGCAGAAAGTATATGCTGACTACAAGCTGGAATGCTCCTGCAACAGCCTTTACGCTTCCCGGAGAATTTTTCAGTGAAAAAAGTGTAGATGAAGGTCCTTTATTTGGTTTCCATAGAATGAATGCTTTTGTATCTTTAGAAAAAATGGAAAGTTTCCACTTCCATGATGTAGAGAAAAATGCCAATGTAGAGCGTGATATGAAACGCTACAGAGACCATGTGAAAACTGTTTTTGAAAAAGAATTAAAACCAGAATTAGTATCATGA
- a CDS encoding NAD-dependent epimerase/dehydratase family protein produces the protein MKKVLITGITGYIGGTIAKKLLDKNYEVTGLVRNEAHVQELKSLGIKAIVGDIHNEDLIKTAVADVDAVIHNADSADDAYAADNLIKALEGSHKTFIFTSGSAIFGGKENGKRSNFVYTEDFPLTPRLEMASRVLINNYVLQSVQKDIRSIVIVPTMVYGKGLGIKKDSIQIPALVNFSQEKGHGVYFEEGENIWSNLHVEDLADLYVLALEKAKGGSIYYAENGSSSIKNIAENISKKYNLKPAKSLSIQDAVNKFGPAGGYFGFASNSICSADKARTELDWNPIYNSIENFI, from the coding sequence ATGAAAAAAGTACTGATCACAGGAATTACCGGCTATATTGGCGGAACTATCGCAAAGAAACTGCTGGACAAAAATTATGAGGTAACAGGGCTGGTACGTAATGAAGCGCATGTACAGGAACTGAAATCGTTAGGAATCAAGGCTATTGTGGGAGATATTCATAATGAAGACCTTATAAAAACGGCTGTTGCTGATGTTGATGCGGTCATCCATAATGCCGATTCCGCAGATGATGCCTATGCTGCAGACAATTTGATCAAGGCACTGGAAGGAAGTCATAAAACTTTTATATTCACTTCAGGTTCAGCTATTTTCGGAGGTAAAGAAAATGGTAAAAGAAGTAATTTCGTTTATACGGAAGACTTTCCATTAACTCCGAGGTTGGAAATGGCCTCAAGAGTACTGATCAACAATTATGTACTGCAATCTGTACAAAAAGATATAAGAAGCATCGTTATTGTTCCTACAATGGTTTATGGTAAAGGCTTAGGCATTAAAAAAGACAGTATTCAGATCCCGGCTCTCGTTAATTTTTCTCAGGAAAAAGGACATGGAGTTTACTTTGAAGAAGGGGAAAATATCTGGTCTAATTTACATGTTGAAGATTTGGCAGATTTATATGTACTCGCATTGGAAAAAGCAAAAGGAGGTTCCATTTATTATGCTGAAAATGGTTCGTCATCCATAAAAAATATTGCTGAAAACATTAGTAAAAAATACAATCTTAAACCTGCAAAATCATTAAGCATACAGGATGCTGTTAATAAATTCGGTCCTGCAGGAGGTTATTTCGGCTTTGCATCTAACAGTATATGCAGCGCAGACAAAGCCAGAACAGAACTGGATTGGAACCCTATCTATAACTCAATTGAAAATTTTATTTAA
- a CDS encoding putative quinol monooxygenase: MKIHLTAIIKAKEEHQTEVLEVLQNMVKETRKEEACELYSLHQGIEDKNEFVFYEIWKNEEGLAQHNQQPYIQAFGALVDEKLQEKPQIYLTNSI; encoded by the coding sequence ATGAAAATTCATCTTACCGCAATTATAAAAGCCAAAGAAGAACATCAGACAGAAGTATTGGAAGTTCTTCAGAACATGGTAAAAGAAACAAGAAAAGAAGAAGCTTGTGAACTTTACAGCTTACATCAGGGAATTGAAGACAAAAATGAATTTGTTTTCTATGAAATCTGGAAAAATGAAGAAGGACTGGCTCAGCATAATCAGCAGCCCTACATCCAGGCTTTCGGAGCTTTGGTAGACGAAAAACTTCAGGAGAAACCACAGATTTATCTTACAAATAGTATTTAA
- a CDS encoding type 1 glutamine amidotransferase domain-containing protein, with product MKKKILFVVTSHDKKGSTGEDTGYYLGEVSHPWEVLHKAGYEIDFVSPKGGTPPVDGFDLKDPVNKEFWENKEYKNKIDHSMTPSQVNPKDYSTVFYAGGHGAMWDFADNKELADIASKIYENGGIVAGVCHGPAGLVNIKLNNGKYLVDGKKINAFTNEEESEVKLTNVVPFLLEDKLKERGAKFEKSGLWQNHVVADQRVITGQNPQSAKSVGEAILKELHNK from the coding sequence ATGAAAAAGAAAATTTTATTTGTCGTAACCAGCCACGATAAAAAAGGAAGTACCGGTGAAGATACAGGATATTATCTGGGGGAAGTTTCTCATCCATGGGAAGTTCTCCACAAAGCAGGATATGAAATTGATTTTGTAAGTCCAAAAGGAGGAACTCCTCCGGTAGACGGATTTGATTTGAAAGATCCTGTAAACAAGGAGTTCTGGGAAAACAAAGAATACAAAAACAAGATTGATCATTCTATGACTCCATCTCAGGTGAATCCAAAAGACTATTCAACGGTATTTTATGCAGGAGGACACGGAGCGATGTGGGATTTTGCAGACAATAAGGAACTGGCAGATATCGCTTCAAAAATTTATGAAAACGGAGGTATTGTAGCAGGGGTATGTCATGGTCCTGCAGGGCTTGTGAATATCAAACTGAATAACGGGAAATATCTTGTGGACGGAAAGAAAATCAATGCATTCACCAATGAAGAAGAATCTGAAGTAAAATTAACCAACGTTGTTCCTTTCTTACTGGAAGATAAACTGAAAGAAAGAGGAGCAAAATTTGAAAAATCAGGACTTTGGCAGAATCATGTAGTGGCAGATCAAAGAGTTATTACAGGACAGAATCCACAATCTGCAAAGAGCGTTGGAGAAGCTATCTTAAAAGAATTACATAACAAATAA
- a CDS encoding aldo/keto reductase produces MEYRKLGNTDLELSTITHGAFAIGGNMWGGNEKQDSINSIHASLDHGVTSIDTAPFYGFGLSEEMIGEAIKGKDRSKIQLLTKFGLVWDGSNNGKGEFFFDAQDEGKTIPVYKLASKENIIKEVEESLQRLGTDYIDLLQLHWPDSTTPISETMEAMELLIQQGKIRTAGVSNYSVAQMEEANRTLQLASNQVSYSMLNRAIENDLVPYSLENNTGIIVYSPMERGLLTGKYFKETQLKDNDHRNGYFSQFDLSKVKAFLEKIEPIAQEKGASLSQLVLRWTTLQPAITVVLAGARNAQQAIENAKAMSIDLSQEELNFINSALSEI; encoded by the coding sequence ATGGAATATAGAAAATTAGGAAATACCGATTTAGAATTATCAACCATCACACACGGTGCTTTTGCTATTGGCGGAAACATGTGGGGCGGTAATGAAAAGCAGGATTCTATCAATTCTATTCACGCATCATTGGATCATGGCGTAACTTCTATTGACACGGCACCTTTCTATGGTTTCGGGTTAAGCGAGGAAATGATTGGTGAAGCGATCAAAGGAAAAGACCGTTCAAAAATCCAGCTTTTAACAAAATTCGGATTGGTATGGGACGGAAGTAACAATGGAAAAGGAGAATTTTTCTTCGACGCGCAAGACGAAGGAAAAACAATTCCCGTTTATAAATTAGCTTCTAAAGAAAATATCATCAAAGAAGTTGAAGAGAGCTTACAAAGATTGGGAACAGATTATATTGATCTTTTGCAGCTTCACTGGCCGGATAGTACAACTCCTATCTCCGAAACCATGGAAGCCATGGAGCTTTTAATCCAGCAGGGAAAAATCCGTACTGCAGGAGTAAGCAACTATAGTGTGGCTCAAATGGAAGAAGCTAACAGAACTTTACAGCTTGCCAGCAACCAGGTTTCTTACAGCATGCTGAACCGTGCTATTGAAAACGATCTTGTTCCTTATTCTTTAGAAAACAATACAGGAATTATCGTGTACAGCCCAATGGAAAGAGGTCTTTTGACCGGTAAATATTTCAAAGAAACTCAATTAAAGGATAACGACCATAGAAACGGATATTTCTCTCAGTTTGATTTGAGTAAAGTGAAAGCTTTCTTAGAAAAAATTGAACCTATCGCTCAGGAAAAAGGAGCCAGCCTTTCTCAATTGGTATTAAGATGGACTACTCTGCAACCCGCTATTACAGTGGTACTGGCAGGCGCAAGAAATGCACAGCAAGCTATTGAGAATGCAAAAGCAATGTCGATTGACCTTTCACAGGAAGAATTGAATTTCATCAATTCAGCGTTGAGCGAAATTTAA
- a CDS encoding cyclase family protein, translating to MKNNLIKVFGLATLLTISSVTLKAQTLVNPEDQSWYPSAYGAKDEIGAANLLTPEVVKQALGLVKQGKTLALAVPIDKNLPAFRHRSFNLYNIQPGEQAGKSIGPNKFTFNDELVNGWTGVGTQLNGIGHIGIDNMYYNGNKATDFVTVEGVKKLGVEKVPPFVTRGVVLDMTAHYGKSIVPGGTEFTVEDIQSVLKKQKLTLRKGDIVLFNTGWLELIGKNNQQFLETEPGIGMDAAKWLADQGIVAFGGDTWASEVYPNPKSKEEFPINQFMLAKKGIYNLELIDSRPLVKQKIWEFLFVLGQPLYVGSTQVNVNPVAIY from the coding sequence ATGAAAAATAATCTGATCAAAGTATTCGGGTTAGCAACTCTGTTGACTATTAGCAGCGTTACTTTAAAAGCTCAGACTCTTGTAAACCCGGAAGACCAATCATGGTATCCGTCTGCTTATGGAGCAAAAGACGAAATCGGAGCCGCCAATCTACTGACTCCTGAAGTGGTAAAACAAGCCCTTGGTTTAGTAAAACAAGGTAAAACATTAGCCCTTGCCGTTCCTATTGATAAAAACCTTCCCGCTTTTAGACACAGAAGCTTTAATTTATACAATATTCAGCCCGGAGAACAGGCCGGAAAAAGCATAGGTCCCAATAAATTCACCTTCAATGACGAATTGGTCAACGGATGGACCGGAGTAGGAACACAACTAAACGGTATCGGACACATCGGGATTGATAACATGTACTACAATGGAAATAAAGCCACAGACTTTGTAACCGTAGAAGGAGTAAAAAAACTGGGTGTTGAAAAAGTACCTCCATTCGTTACCCGCGGTGTAGTTCTTGACATGACCGCTCATTATGGAAAATCTATTGTGCCGGGAGGAACAGAATTTACCGTAGAAGATATCCAATCCGTTTTAAAGAAACAGAAACTTACCCTACGAAAAGGTGATATTGTCCTTTTCAATACAGGATGGCTTGAATTGATTGGTAAAAATAACCAGCAATTTCTTGAAACAGAACCGGGAATCGGAATGGATGCCGCAAAATGGCTTGCCGACCAGGGAATTGTTGCTTTTGGCGGTGATACCTGGGCTTCCGAAGTATATCCCAACCCGAAAAGTAAAGAAGAATTCCCTATCAACCAGTTTATGCTGGCTAAAAAAGGAATCTATAACCTGGAACTGATTGACAGCCGTCCATTAGTTAAACAAAAAATCTGGGAATTTTTATTCGTACTGGGACAGCCTTTATATGTAGGTTCTACTCAGGTGAATGTAAATCCTGTAGCGATTTATTAA